A genomic segment from Pseudomonas sp. S09G 359 encodes:
- the lepB gene encoding signal peptidase I, translating to MKPVKLSLQAFLMSCLMPGWGLVYVGRINWGIRVAVLLLAGIVLMGLCGLVTTPVGLYLFFGFIVVVKLASAVTSAVLARRYTGPANVPRKRFHALYVGVLLILVLMLDVFRVPLLGFKNYSIPSGSMAPTLSIGDYIMTDLRPDAPKVGDIVVYRWNGTEAVKRVAGVAGDTLTIVNGELIHNGENLGLFHAPADRVKGPESLAMAPVKVEPGHVFLLGDNRYNSNDSRFMGQVALEDVVGKVTGIWFSNERARIGTTFP from the coding sequence ATGAAACCCGTAAAACTCTCCCTCCAGGCCTTCCTGATGTCTTGCCTGATGCCCGGCTGGGGCCTGGTCTATGTCGGCCGCATCAATTGGGGCATCCGTGTTGCGGTTTTGCTGCTCGCCGGCATTGTGCTGATGGGGCTGTGCGGCCTGGTCACCACGCCTGTCGGTTTGTACCTGTTCTTCGGCTTCATAGTCGTCGTCAAACTCGCCTCGGCGGTGACCTCGGCCGTATTGGCGCGCCGCTACACCGGCCCGGCCAATGTGCCGCGTAAACGTTTCCATGCCCTGTACGTCGGCGTGTTGTTGATCCTGGTGCTGATGCTCGATGTCTTTCGGGTGCCGCTGCTGGGCTTCAAAAACTACTCCATACCGTCGGGCTCGATGGCGCCGACGCTTTCCATTGGCGACTACATCATGACGGACCTGCGGCCAGATGCGCCCAAGGTCGGAGATATCGTGGTGTATCGCTGGAATGGCACCGAGGCGGTCAAGCGTGTGGCGGGGGTGGCGGGGGATACGCTGACCATCGTGAATGGCGAGCTGATCCACAACGGCGAAAACCTGGGGCTGTTTCACGCACCGGCCGACCGGGTGAAAGGCCCTGAGTCGCTGGCCATGGCACCGGTCAAGGTTGAGCCAGGGCACGTGTTTTTGCTCGGCGACAACCGCTACAACAGCAACGACAGCCGCTTTATGGGGCAGGTTGCGCTTGAGGATGTGGTGGGCAAGGTCACCGGTATCTGGTTCTCGAATGAACGGGCGCGGATCGGGACGACCTTTCCATGA
- a CDS encoding VWA domain-containing protein → MSHSVLFLRPAAQGFAMTLLVTLAGCGLPSSNDVAAPADAAPVSELKSEAVQGTLSKRVPLPAPMTTRMVMQDSAAMEYRSEPRETYENLPDNPVHRVAETPVSTFSVDVDTGSYANVRRFLNQGSLPPEGAVRLEEMVNYFPYNYALPSDGSPFGVTTELAATPWNPHTQLLRIGIKASDRAVAELAPANLVFLVDVSGSMDRREGLPLVKSTLKLLVDQLRDQDRVSLVVYAGESRVVLKPTSGREKTRIRNAIDQLTAGGSTAGASGIELAYQMAREGFIDKGINRILLATDGDFNVGISDFDSLKQMAVDQRKSGVSLTTLGFGVDNYNEHLMEQLADAGDGNYAYIDNLREARKVLVDQLSSTLAVVARDVKLQVEFNPAQVSEYRLLGYENRALKREDFNNDKVDAGEIGAGHTVTALYEIVPKGQKGWLEPLRYAAAPAPAGSTSSELAMLRVRYKPLAGGDSQLIERPIGNQPAKASDDLRFSAAVAAFAQQLKGDGRYTGSMSLQDTAALARSARGDDPFGLRNEFVQLVELTQSLKH, encoded by the coding sequence ATGTCCCACTCCGTGCTTTTCCTGCGTCCTGCTGCCCAGGGCTTTGCCATGACTTTGCTGGTGACGCTGGCCGGCTGTGGGCTGCCTTCTTCCAATGATGTGGCCGCGCCTGCTGACGCCGCGCCAGTTTCCGAGCTCAAAAGTGAAGCCGTACAAGGCACGCTGAGCAAACGCGTGCCGCTGCCCGCGCCCATGACTACGCGCATGGTGATGCAGGATTCAGCTGCCATGGAATACCGCAGCGAACCTCGCGAAACATACGAAAACCTGCCGGATAACCCCGTGCACCGGGTGGCCGAAACGCCGGTTTCCACGTTCAGCGTCGATGTCGATACTGGCAGCTATGCCAACGTAAGGCGTTTCCTCAACCAGGGCAGTCTGCCGCCTGAAGGGGCTGTACGACTGGAAGAAATGGTCAACTACTTCCCTTACAACTACGCGCTGCCCAGCGATGGCTCGCCGTTTGGCGTGACCACCGAACTCGCCGCCACACCGTGGAACCCGCACACGCAGTTGCTGCGTATTGGCATCAAGGCGTCGGACCGCGCGGTAGCGGAGCTGGCGCCGGCCAACCTGGTGTTCCTGGTGGATGTGTCCGGTTCCATGGACCGCCGCGAAGGCTTGCCGCTGGTGAAAAGCACCCTGAAATTGCTCGTGGATCAATTGCGCGACCAAGACCGCGTGTCGCTGGTGGTCTACGCCGGTGAGTCCCGTGTGGTGCTCAAACCTACATCCGGCCGCGAAAAAACCAGGATCCGCAACGCCATCGACCAACTCACCGCTGGCGGCTCCACGGCCGGCGCCTCCGGCATCGAACTGGCCTACCAGATGGCCCGCGAGGGTTTTATCGACAAGGGCATCAACCGCATCCTGCTGGCCACCGACGGTGACTTCAACGTAGGTATCAGTGATTTCGACAGCCTCAAGCAGATGGCCGTCGACCAGCGCAAAAGCGGCGTATCCCTCACCACCCTCGGCTTCGGTGTGGATAACTACAACGAACACCTGATGGAACAACTGGCCGACGCGGGCGACGGTAACTACGCCTACATCGACAACCTGCGCGAAGCCCGCAAAGTGCTGGTGGACCAACTCAGCTCGACCCTGGCGGTGGTGGCGCGGGACGTGAAGCTGCAGGTGGAATTCAACCCGGCTCAAGTCAGCGAATATCGCCTGCTCGGCTATGAAAACCGCGCCTTGAAGCGTGAGGATTTCAACAACGACAAGGTCGACGCCGGTGAGATTGGCGCAGGGCATACCGTGACGGCGCTGTACGAAATTGTGCCAAAGGGCCAGAAAGGCTGGCTGGAGCCTTTGCGTTACGCCGCTGCACCTGCGCCAGCGGGAAGCACGTCCTCGGAGCTGGCGATGTTGCGCGTGCGTTACAAACCGCTGGCGGGCGGTGACAGCCAACTGATTGAACGGCCCATCGGCAATCAACCGGCCAAGGCCAGCGATGACCTGCGTTTTTCGGCGGCGGTGGCCGCCTTCGCTCAACAGCTCAAGGGGGATGGCCGCTACACTGGCAGCATGAGCTTGCAGGACACCGCCGCACTGGCGCGTTCGGCGCGGGGTGACGATCCTTTCGGCTTGCGCAACGAATTTGTGCAGCTGGTTGAGCTGACCCAAAGCCTGAAACACTGA
- a CDS encoding RNA polymerase sigma factor, which yields MAVPDDSPSDESLLARYRTGDAAAFEVLYARHRQGLYRFLVSLSNKAELAEEIYQETWLSLIRSSTQPQGRASFRTWLFQIARNRLIDYWRKHGIHNPLHDSYDEQLHAQPDDSAGPEQQLSLSRDQARLDAALQDLPEDQREVFLLRLHGDLEVPQIAALTGAPLETVKSRLRYAQQKLRRLLAEEIPV from the coding sequence ATGGCCGTTCCAGATGACTCACCCAGCGACGAATCGCTGCTGGCCCGCTATCGCACCGGTGACGCCGCCGCGTTCGAAGTTTTATACGCACGGCACCGCCAAGGCCTGTACCGGTTCCTGGTATCCCTGAGCAACAAGGCCGAGCTGGCCGAGGAAATCTACCAGGAGACCTGGCTCAGCCTGATCCGCAGTAGCACCCAGCCACAGGGGCGGGCGAGTTTTCGTACGTGGCTGTTCCAAATTGCCCGCAATCGTCTCATCGACTACTGGCGCAAGCACGGCATCCACAACCCGTTGCACGACAGCTACGACGAGCAACTGCACGCCCAGCCCGACGACAGCGCCGGCCCCGAGCAGCAACTGAGCCTGAGCCGCGACCAGGCGCGCCTCGACGCCGCGTTGCAAGACTTGCCCGAAGACCAGCGCGAAGTCTTCCTGCTGCGCCTGCACGGCGACCTCGAGGTGCCGCAAATCGCCGCCCTCACCGGCGCCCCGCTGGAAACCGTAAAAAGCCGCCTGCGTTACGCCCAGCAGAAACTGCGTCGCCTGCTGGCCGAGGAGATACCCGTATGA
- a CDS encoding molecular chaperone gives MIRLAFYSVLMWVCAAMSASSIARAGLMPEQTRLIFHEGQAQRSLMLANTNPYPVVVQTWVDNGEGNRAPENSASAMIALPSVFRLQPQALQGLRIIYDGSALPKDRESVSWLNMYEIPPAKADAPALSTRVAVAMNTQMKIFYRPDHLPSAPEAMAGALTFRIERQAGTWVLVCHNPSPYHASFSSLRVGAQGRERPVAKTLDMMAPPLSDKAYPLGNFSLGADANIPVSYTLIDDGGHYLDGHATAAVHQLP, from the coding sequence ATGATCCGGCTGGCGTTCTACTCGGTGCTGATGTGGGTGTGCGCGGCGATGAGCGCGTCTTCGATTGCCCGCGCCGGGCTAATGCCCGAACAGACCCGCTTGATCTTCCACGAGGGCCAGGCCCAACGCTCGTTGATGCTGGCCAACACCAACCCCTACCCCGTGGTGGTACAAACCTGGGTGGACAATGGTGAAGGCAACCGCGCGCCGGAAAACTCAGCCTCGGCGATGATCGCCCTGCCCTCGGTATTTCGCCTGCAACCCCAGGCGTTGCAGGGCTTGCGCATTATTTACGACGGCAGTGCGCTGCCCAAGGACCGCGAGTCCGTGAGCTGGCTGAACATGTACGAGATCCCGCCCGCCAAAGCCGACGCGCCAGCGCTTTCGACGCGCGTCGCGGTGGCCATGAACACCCAGATGAAAATCTTCTACCGTCCCGACCACCTGCCCAGCGCGCCTGAAGCAATGGCCGGCGCCCTGACCTTTCGCATCGAACGGCAGGCAGGCACCTGGGTACTGGTGTGCCATAACCCTAGCCCCTATCACGCGTCTTTTTCCTCTTTGCGCGTGGGTGCTCAAGGGCGTGAACGCCCCGTGGCAAAGACCCTCGACATGATGGCCCCGCCCCTCAGCGACAAAGCCTACCCGCTGGGCAATTTCAGCCTCGGCGCAGACGCCAATATCCCCGTCAGCTATACGCTGATCGATGACGGCGGCCACTACCTTGATGGCCACGCCACCGCCGCCGTGCATCAACTGCCGTAA
- a CDS encoding fimbrial protein, which translates to MTFFRPLFTLLLSLGAGVAADAQATCTRVYNGSQVYDGNSAQLTFGRVNLTSTYLQPVGTHLGSVVVSPATAPGLTSETVLWQCDLSDADSIYEVFATNGDDRVGGYWEIGNGSGASVNDGLPGYYATWFPYVGIKLTHLNSGKVLTRYWQDAKITQYDTVGSKIQIKAKHLSMIQGDLARVSSLPPTSGSGSNYCGGQAASSGSGTYSYTCTQPNAYVQFRGGGIASDAVGTDSNTHYNFWGAGNGIAFGMRSAASISYTATCVARNVTPVVSFLPITATELNQGMTRSSDFTIGLECSNTASSGTASNQTALGIQVAYSAYTQAQSLGLLTSGGGVTYLVSNGYGSDPSVATGVGISLRNASNGSAMNFLGWSGSGTGATGGWYPVLAGASSAGSNASGYTSYLQTITATLSTLPGKTATPGRVNATAYVLVKVQ; encoded by the coding sequence ATGACGTTCTTTCGCCCTCTCTTCACACTGCTACTGAGCCTCGGCGCCGGTGTTGCTGCGGATGCCCAGGCCACCTGCACGCGCGTCTACAACGGCAGTCAAGTGTATGACGGCAACTCGGCACAACTGACATTTGGCCGGGTTAACCTGACCTCGACCTACCTGCAACCGGTGGGTACGCATTTGGGCTCCGTGGTGGTCTCGCCCGCGACGGCGCCCGGGCTCACCAGCGAGACCGTGCTGTGGCAATGCGACCTGAGCGACGCGGACAGTATTTACGAGGTGTTCGCTACCAACGGCGACGACCGTGTCGGTGGGTATTGGGAAATCGGCAACGGTTCAGGGGCCTCGGTCAACGATGGGCTGCCCGGTTACTACGCCACGTGGTTCCCCTATGTCGGGATCAAATTGACGCATCTGAACTCCGGCAAAGTGCTCACACGCTATTGGCAGGACGCCAAAATCACCCAATACGACACGGTCGGCAGCAAGATCCAGATCAAGGCCAAACACTTGAGCATGATCCAGGGCGACCTGGCTCGTGTGTCCAGCCTCCCGCCCACGTCGGGCTCGGGAAGTAACTATTGCGGGGGCCAGGCAGCCTCCAGCGGCAGTGGCACCTACAGCTATACCTGCACCCAGCCCAATGCCTATGTCCAGTTTCGCGGAGGGGGTATCGCCTCGGACGCGGTGGGGACAGACTCCAATACCCACTACAACTTCTGGGGCGCGGGCAACGGCATTGCGTTCGGCATGCGCTCGGCGGCGTCTATCAGTTACACCGCCACCTGCGTGGCCCGCAACGTCACGCCGGTGGTGAGTTTCCTGCCGATTACCGCCACTGAGCTCAACCAGGGCATGACGCGCAGCAGTGACTTCACCATCGGGCTGGAATGCAGCAACACGGCCAGCTCCGGCACCGCCAGCAACCAGACCGCGCTGGGTATTCAGGTGGCTTACAGCGCCTATACACAAGCGCAGTCCTTAGGCCTGTTGACCAGTGGAGGCGGGGTGACCTACCTGGTGTCCAATGGCTACGGCAGCGACCCTTCGGTGGCCACGGGGGTGGGTATCAGCCTGCGTAACGCCAGCAATGGCAGCGCCATGAATTTCCTGGGATGGTCAGGCAGCGGCACGGGCGCCACCGGCGGCTGGTACCCGGTACTGGCAGGTGCCAGCAGCGCCGGCAGCAACGCGTCCGGCTACACCAGCTACCTGCAGACGATTACCGCGACCCTCAGCACCCTGCCTGGCAAAACCGCCACGCCGGGCAGGGTCAACGCCACCGCCTACGTATTGGTGAAAGTCCAATGA
- a CDS encoding fimbria/pilus outer membrane usher protein, with product MPTYRVSAFTMNPVFEPHHGLRGFVQSALFSTISLMSPTIALAQGTVPASSDAYVFDDNMLFGGGSLARFNKVNAIEPGQYRVDVFTNGRFVERIDLRFADQGEGDVQPCLPAALLERSGVLKSALQSAGTDQCLVLANAVHGASTAFDFGRMRLDLSVPQSLMLKTPRGYVAPQNLDGGNTIGFVNYSASQYHVSRTGNYSASSDSSYLALNSGMNIGLWRLRQQGNLRYDNDNGSHWNTTRTYVQRALPGLQGEMTVGQGFTAGRFFSGMSYTGLEIASDDRMLPESVRGYAPTVRGIAKTNAQVIVRQNGNDIYQTTVAPGPFEISDLYSTSYNGDLDVSVVEADGSVSRFTVPFSAVPESLRPGLSRYSMALGRSRDFGDHDPFSEMTYQRGLTNSVTANSGLRVAEGYQALVLGGVYASTLGAFGLDTTYSRANLPNEGQLDGWMARLSYSRTFQPTNTTLSIAGYRYSTEGYRDLGDVLGVRESIRNRQTWESTSYMQRSRFEVSINQNLNDYGSVFLSGSTQDYRSGRERDTQLQFGWANTLRNNVSVNLSVSRQSTGSYLNRRSGNYNDQLGNTVSDNGVGTTRSAGTQETVTLLSVSFPLGSPASPNVPSLSSSVTHSSTSGDLYQTSLSGTQGADQTLSYSLDVSRDAEQKQNVWSANLQKYLPNASVSASASKGQDYWQASGSARGALAVHGGGVTFGPYLGDTFALIEAKGASGAKVMNGMGATIDGDGYALVPSLTPYRYNTVAINPEGMSEKAELDDGQRRVAPYAGAAVKVEFKTRVGNAILVKAVRPGGETAPMGADVLDENASVIGMVGQGSQAYLRTEKLKGRLTVRWGEGADEQCAMQFDLAQQDVSQALIKLNSACRRP from the coding sequence ATGCCTACCTATCGCGTATCAGCCTTCACGATGAATCCTGTATTCGAACCGCACCACGGGTTACGCGGTTTCGTGCAATCGGCCCTGTTCAGCACAATCAGCTTGATGAGCCCGACGATCGCCCTCGCGCAAGGCACCGTGCCCGCGTCCAGCGACGCTTATGTCTTCGACGACAACATGCTGTTTGGCGGCGGTTCACTGGCGCGGTTCAACAAGGTCAACGCCATTGAACCCGGGCAATACCGGGTCGACGTGTTTACTAACGGGCGCTTTGTCGAGCGCATTGACCTGCGCTTCGCCGACCAGGGTGAAGGCGATGTGCAGCCCTGCCTGCCCGCTGCCCTGCTGGAACGTAGCGGTGTGCTCAAAAGCGCGCTCCAGTCCGCCGGCACGGACCAGTGCCTGGTGCTCGCCAACGCCGTGCATGGTGCGTCGACCGCCTTCGATTTCGGGCGGATGCGCCTGGACCTCAGCGTGCCCCAGAGCCTGATGCTGAAAACCCCGCGCGGCTATGTCGCGCCGCAGAACCTGGACGGTGGCAACACCATAGGTTTCGTCAACTACAGCGCCAGCCAATATCACGTCTCACGCACAGGCAACTACAGCGCCAGTTCCGACTCAAGCTACCTGGCCCTCAACAGCGGGATGAACATCGGTTTGTGGCGCCTGCGCCAACAAGGCAATTTGCGATATGACAACGATAACGGCAGCCACTGGAACACCACCCGCACTTACGTCCAGCGCGCCCTGCCCGGATTACAAGGCGAAATGACCGTGGGCCAGGGGTTTACTGCAGGCCGATTTTTTTCTGGCATGAGCTACACCGGCCTGGAGATTGCCTCAGACGACCGCATGCTGCCGGAGTCAGTGCGCGGTTATGCACCTACCGTGCGCGGTATTGCCAAAACCAACGCGCAGGTGATCGTGCGCCAGAACGGCAATGACATCTATCAGACCACCGTCGCGCCGGGTCCGTTTGAAATCAGCGACCTTTACTCCACCAGCTACAACGGCGACCTTGATGTCTCGGTGGTCGAGGCCGACGGCAGCGTCAGCCGCTTCACAGTACCGTTTTCGGCGGTGCCCGAGTCGTTGCGACCCGGGCTGTCGCGCTACAGCATGGCGCTGGGCCGAAGCCGTGACTTCGGCGACCACGACCCGTTCAGCGAAATGACCTACCAGCGTGGCCTGACCAACAGCGTGACCGCCAACAGTGGCTTGCGGGTTGCCGAGGGCTACCAGGCGCTGGTGCTCGGCGGCGTCTACGCCAGCACGCTCGGCGCATTCGGGTTGGACACCACTTACTCGCGCGCCAACCTGCCGAATGAAGGCCAGCTCGATGGCTGGATGGCGCGCCTGTCCTACAGCCGCACGTTCCAGCCGACCAACACCACGTTGTCGATTGCCGGCTATCGCTACTCAACCGAAGGCTATCGCGACCTCGGCGACGTGCTCGGCGTGCGCGAGTCGATCCGCAACCGACAAACCTGGGAGTCGACGAGCTATATGCAACGCTCGCGCTTCGAGGTGTCGATCAATCAAAACCTCAATGACTACGGCAGCGTGTTTTTATCCGGTTCGACCCAGGACTACCGCAGCGGCCGCGAACGCGACACACAGCTGCAATTTGGCTGGGCCAACACCTTGCGCAACAACGTCAGCGTCAACCTTTCGGTGTCGCGGCAAAGCACCGGCAGTTACCTGAACCGGAGAAGCGGCAATTACAACGACCAACTGGGCAACACCGTTTCCGACAACGGCGTCGGCACGACGCGCAGTGCCGGCACCCAGGAAACCGTCACGCTGCTCTCGGTATCGTTCCCACTGGGCAGCCCGGCCAGCCCGAATGTGCCGTCGCTGAGCAGCTCGGTGACGCACAGCTCGACCTCTGGCGACCTGTATCAAACCTCGCTGTCGGGCACCCAAGGGGCCGATCAGACCTTGAGCTACAGCCTTGACGTGTCCCGCGACGCCGAGCAGAAACAGAACGTGTGGAGCGCCAACCTGCAGAAATACCTGCCCAACGCCTCGGTCAGCGCCAGCGCGTCCAAAGGGCAGGATTACTGGCAAGCCTCCGGCAGCGCTCGCGGGGCCTTGGCCGTGCACGGCGGCGGCGTAACGTTCGGGCCTTACCTGGGCGACACCTTCGCACTGATTGAAGCCAAGGGCGCCAGCGGTGCGAAAGTCATGAACGGCATGGGCGCAACCATCGACGGCGACGGCTACGCGCTGGTGCCGTCACTCACGCCTTACCGCTACAACACGGTGGCCATCAACCCTGAGGGCATGAGTGAAAAGGCCGAGCTCGACGACGGCCAGCGCCGCGTCGCGCCCTATGCCGGCGCCGCCGTGAAGGTTGAATTCAAGACCCGTGTCGGCAACGCAATCCTGGTCAAAGCCGTGCGCCCCGGCGGGGAAACGGCACCCATGGGCGCCGATGTATTGGACGAAAACGCCAGTGTCATCGGGATGGTCGGCCAAGGCAGCCAGGCTTACCTACGCACCGAGAAACTCAAGGGCCGCCTGACCGTCCGTTGGGGCGAAGGCGCAGACGAGCAGTGCGCGATGCAGTTCGACCTGGCGCAACAGGATGTCAGCCAGGCGCTGATCAAACTCAACAGCGCCTGCCGCCGCCCCTGA
- a CDS encoding molecular chaperone: MTRLKKTTLALALALGAAITSYAHASVVMTGTRVVYPAQAQEKMVQLSNQDTHPYLVQLWLDTGNPNLTAQTADAPFIASPQVFRMNPNAGQVVRLVFTGKGLAKDRESLFYLNFVQMPAMKASELQANKLLLTVSSRMKVFYRPQALAGNPDALSQSLHFKLQGKAVVASNDSGYFATVRRADVVSRGTSYTLAQASMIAPLSQANWALPAGASAAAGDTVRLTLVNDFGADVVTDLPLL; this comes from the coding sequence ATGACTCGCCTGAAGAAAACCACACTCGCCCTGGCGCTGGCACTCGGTGCAGCCATCACCTCCTATGCCCATGCCAGCGTTGTGATGACCGGTACCCGTGTCGTCTACCCAGCTCAAGCCCAGGAAAAAATGGTGCAACTGAGCAATCAGGATACCCATCCCTACCTGGTCCAACTGTGGCTCGACACGGGCAATCCAAACCTCACGGCGCAGACAGCAGACGCGCCGTTTATCGCCAGCCCGCAGGTGTTTCGCATGAATCCCAATGCCGGCCAGGTCGTGCGCCTGGTCTTCACCGGCAAGGGCCTGGCCAAGGACCGCGAATCGCTGTTCTACCTCAATTTCGTGCAGATGCCGGCCATGAAGGCCAGCGAGTTGCAGGCCAACAAGTTGCTGCTCACTGTCAGCAGCCGCATGAAGGTGTTTTACCGCCCGCAAGCGCTGGCCGGAAACCCCGACGCGCTCAGCCAATCCCTGCATTTCAAGCTTCAGGGCAAAGCCGTGGTCGCCAGCAATGACAGCGGGTACTTCGCCACCGTGCGCCGTGCCGACGTAGTCAGCCGAGGTACGTCCTACACCCTTGCCCAAGCGTCGATGATCGCCCCGTTGAGCCAGGCCAACTGGGCGTTGCCCGCTGGTGCCTCGGCCGCTGCGGGAGACACCGTGCGCCTGACATTGGTCAACGATTTCGGTGCTGATGTCGTCACTGACCTGCCCCTTCTTTGA
- a CDS encoding fimbrial protein: MKRIALILAMTAAPALTFAAAPNTITFTGQVSDQTCAVAVNGNAANPVILMPTVSAAALSAVGSTAGETPFTISVSGCTAPSSSLAIKTAFQGSNVTSAGNLANAGTATNVQVQLLSEAGGSAVVLNGITSVPGLTLASGATSASHDFAVRYISEAGAATAGTVSATAQYALDYL; encoded by the coding sequence ATGAAGCGCATTGCCTTGATCCTGGCCATGACCGCCGCTCCAGCCCTGACCTTCGCGGCCGCCCCGAACACCATCACATTCACTGGCCAGGTGTCGGATCAGACCTGTGCTGTAGCGGTCAACGGCAACGCAGCGAATCCGGTGATCCTGATGCCTACCGTCAGCGCCGCCGCCTTGAGCGCAGTGGGCAGCACCGCCGGCGAAACGCCCTTCACCATCAGTGTGAGCGGCTGCACCGCACCGTCTTCGAGCCTTGCCATCAAGACCGCTTTCCAGGGTAGCAACGTAACCAGCGCCGGCAACCTTGCCAACGCGGGCACGGCCACCAACGTACAAGTGCAACTGCTCAGCGAAGCGGGTGGCTCTGCCGTTGTACTCAACGGGATTACCTCTGTTCCAGGCTTGACCCTGGCCTCCGGCGCCACCAGCGCCAGCCACGATTTCGCGGTTCGCTACATCAGCGAAGCTGGCGCCGCCACGGCCGGCACTGTATCCGCCACCGCGCAATACGCCCTGGACTACCTGTAA